The genomic DNA TCCACGCGTCATAGGCTTGCTGGGAGAACGGGGCCTCGGTGTTCTTCGGATCGAGGAAGCGCAGGTAGTACCAGCAGGAGCCGGCCCACTGCGGCATGGTGTTGGTCTCCCGCGCGTACCACTGGCCGTCCTTCTGGAAGAAGCGCCAGTCCAGGGCGCGCGAGAGCGGACCCGCGGGATCGTCCGACGGACGGAAGTCCTCCAGGTCCGGCAAGCGCAGGGGCAGGTCCTTCTCGTCCACGGCGATGGGCCGATCGAAGCGCACCGTGTGCGGATCCTTGCGCGGATCCGTGCTCCCGGGCGCCAGGTCCACCGGGAAGTAGATGGGGATGGGCTCGCCCCAGTAGCGCTGACGGGAGAACACCCAATCACGCAGGCGGTACTGCACCCGGCGCTCGCCCAGGGCATCGCGCTCCAGGCGCGAGAGCATGGCGGCCTTGGCGTCCGCCGTGCTCTTGCCATCGAGGAACTCCGAGCGGACCGCGATGCCCTCCTGGGTAAAGGCCTCGGTCCACGTGGAGGTGTCGTGCAGCTGGCCATCCGGGGACACCACCTCCACCACGGGCAGGCCGAAGGTCCGGGCGAACTCGAAGTCGCGCTGGTCATGCGCCGGCACGCTCATGATGGCGCCCGTTCCGTAGGAGCCGAGCACGAAGTCCGCCACCCAGATGGGGATTGTCTTCCCCGTCAACGGATGGAGCGCGTGGGCGCCGGTGAACTCGCCCGTCTTCGTGCGCGCGAGTCCGGTGCGGTCCAGGTCGCTCTTGCTCACCACCGAGTCGCGGTAGGCGAGCACCTTCGCGCGCTGCGCCGGGGTGGTGATGGCCTCGAGCAGCGGGTGCTCGGGGGCGATGACCATGTACGTCGCACCGAACAGCGTGTCCGGCCGCGTGGTGAAGATGCGCAGCTTCTCGTCGCGGCCCTCGAGGGCGAAGTCCACCTCGGCGCCCTCGCTGCGGCCAATCCAGTGGACCTGCTTCTCCTTCGTCTCGGGCCAGTCCAGACCCTCGAGTCCCTTCACCAGCGGGTCCGCGTAGGCGGTGATCTTCAGCGTCCACTGGCGCAGCGGCAGGCGCACCACCGGGTGGCTCCCGCGCTCGCTCTTGCCGTCGATGACCTCCTCGTTGGCGAGCACGGTGCCGAGCGCCGGGCACCAGTTCACCGGCAGCTCGGCCTGATAGGCGAGTCCGCGCTCGAACAGCTTGAGGAAGATCCACTGCGTCCAGCGGACATAGGCCTCGTCCGTGGTGGAGAGTTCCCGGGACCAGTCGTAGGAGAAGCCGAGCGACTTGAGTTGCCGCTTGAAGGTGGCGATGTTCTTCGCGGTGGTCTGCGCCGGGTGCGTGCCCGTGGCGATGGCGTGCTGTTCGGCGGGAAGACCGAAGGCGTCCCAGCCCATGGGGTGAAGCACGTCCACGCCGCGCATGCGCAAGTAGCGGCAGGTGATGTCCGTGGCGGTGTACCCCTCGGGGTGGCCCACGTGGAGCCCCGAGCCGGAGGGATAGGGGAACATATCGAGCACGTACGCCTTGGGGCGGCCGGGATGCCGCCGTGCTTCGAACGTCCGCTCTCTTTCCCAGTGGGCCTGCCACTTGGGCTCGAGCGTCGCGGGATCATACGGGGGAGGCTTGGTGGACATGGGGCCGTTCTAGCACGCGAAACGGCCCTCCCCCCGGGGACATGGGCATCCGGCCCAGCTCACCTGCTCGCGGCCCGGAGCTTCGCCACCCACTCCCGGAGATATTCGCGCGTCTCCTGGGTCTGGATTCCACCGGGCAAGAACATGATGGAATCAAAGCGTCCATCCACCAGCATGCCCACCAGCTTTCGGTCCTCGGCGATGAGTTCCGGTACTCCGCGGGGAAAGGAGGGACGAGCATCTGGGTCGTCCCGGAACCCGGGCGTTTCGTGGATGAGCGTCAGGTAGCGGGCGTAGGCGTCAAGGAAGCGATCCACATTCGAGGCGATAGGCAGCGCGTAGATGTCCTCGTAGGGGTCCACCTCGACAACAGGTTGGAAGCCCCGCGCGTCCGCCAGGCCAGGAACCGTGGCGTAGCGGTAGGCCAATGCCTCCTGTCCCCCAAAGACAAGAAAGGACCGGAACGGCTCGGGCCAATAGGGTTGAACCTCCTCATTTGCCTTGAGGATGCCATTCAACTGCGCGTCACAGGCGTTGATGTAGAGATCGAGGTGAAGACGAAGTCCACCCAGGCGGGAGTAGAAAGCGGCCAGCATCGGGTCGAAGGGTCGACCCAGGAGCAATGCGCCCGCGGCAGGCGCACCGTCCCAGGGATTTCGCGATGTGGCGCGAACGGGATACTTCTCGCAAGCCGCGAGCAATCGATCGAGCCCAAGCAATTGAATGTCATTTCTCATGCTTGTCTTTTCTCTTACTTTCCCATGAGCAAGCGAGCATCATCCAAGGCGGTCGTCATGGCCTTTTGGAGCAGATATTCCGACTGGCGCGGCTCGTAGACCTGATTGTACCAACGAGCAAAGTGCTGATCGACGATGGCCGCCATCTGCGTCACCTGCTCGGGACTGGCCGCGCCACCACTCTCTTGGCGAAAGACGTTCCACACCTTGTTGACCGCCTCATGAACAGGCTTACCCAAGGCCTTGAGGTTGGCTGCGGCATTGATATCCAATTCCGGAAACAGATGGGCATGCTCCAAGGGAATGAGATGATGGATGTCGTAGGGTATTCCATCGGCGTCTCTCAGCACTTCACCCAATTCGGGAAAGAGTTCATAGAAACTCTTACGCGCCCTGACCCGAAGCGCGTTCTTGGCATCACGGCCCAGTTTGACGGTGAGCGACTGCTCCATGCGCCGAAGAAGCCGGGTGAGTTCGTCGCGCTCGGCAACGGAGAGGGATTCGAATCCTTCCGTTTCCACCTTCACAAAGAGCCTCCGCAACAGTTCCTGGTCTTCGCGACCCGCCCGGACGAGTTGCGTGCGCAGCCAGTGTGCCCCCGCGCGCCCTCCCCGAGTCACTCCCCTCATCACCGTGGGCGCCACCGCCTCGAAGGCGACATGCAGCCCCTTGCCCACCAGTCCTCCGATGACACACAAGGTCACCTGTTCCAAGGTGAAGGCACCCGCCAGCATCACAGAGTCCACCATCTCCTCGCGATAGCGGTGGAAGATGTCCGCGTGCATCAGGCGGTACTCACGCAACACATCCTCCACGGCCTCATCCGGGGGCGCTGGCCTCAACGTCTCCGCTTCATCCACCCTCCAGTGAGGAGATGCACTCCCGCCTTCGTGCATCCCAGACAGCACCAGCCGCACGGTGCGTGGCCCCAGTCCGCGAGTGAAGGGCAATACGGCCAGGGCGAGAACCTCGGCCGCCTGGGCGTCCGCGGAGCGGACCGGGCCACCTGACCTGGCTTGGTAGAGCCTTGGCTCCCAGCCGATGAGCCGGTCATCATCCAGCGCGGCATCCACCGTCATGCGCGCCGAGGAATCCGCTGGCACCTGGAGCAGTCGCACCATCCGATTCGCCATGGCCCGCACGGCCAGGAGCGTCCCGTCCGGGTCTCCGGTACGCCGCGAGGGCCAGCGCCTCGCCTCCAGGGGTTCCTTCATGGAGGCCGACCCGGAGTCCACCCACCAGCGGCTGGGCTCTCGGTGCAGGCTTAAGGTCAGGGCCCCCGCGCGCCCCTCGGAAAGCGCAGTGAGCAACCCTCGCAGCCCCTGGGGAAAAACCTCCGCCCGCGCCGCCTGGCTTGCCTCTCTTCCGGTGGCCCTCCGGCGATAAGACAGCAGCGTGAAAGCCCCGCGCTCCACCCAGAAGGTGAACTCCAGTACCGCGCCCACACGCTCCTCACCCTGGGCAACGGTCCACATCCGCGCCAGAGCCCATTCCACCTCGGCTCGTCGAGTTCCGGCTTCCGCCCTCCATTCATCCTCGGCGGAAGAGGTACTCCACTGGGTGGAAACGAAGGCGGCCTCGCCAGGAAAAGACACGTTGCCCGGCGAGGAGAAACGGCCGTCACCCACCCGCGGCGCGGTCGCGCATCCCTGCACCAGCAGCACCGCGAGGCTCATCGCCACCGTCCGCCGCCAACCGCAACGCATCATCGAGCCCTCCTTCCTCACCAATCCCCGTGAGGCCCGTTTCCCCGCTCTCCCTGAAAGAAGAGCGCGGCCGGGCCTCCGGAGAGAGGGAGCGGAAGGAGACTACGCCGCTTTGGAAGGCTCGGGGGGCAGGTAGTCCTCGATGGGCGGGCACGAGCACACGAGCTTGCGATCCCCCAGGACGTTGTTGAGGCGTCCCACGGACGGCCAGAACTTGGAGTCCTTCACCCAGGGCGCCGGGAAGGCCGCCTTCTCCCGCGAGTAGGGACGGTTCCACTCGGGCGCGGTGATGACCCGCGCCGTGTGCGGCGCGTTCTTGAGCACGTTGTTGTCCTTGGGCGCCTGGCCCTCCTCGATCTCGCGGATCTCCCCTCGGATGGCGATGAGCGCGTCGCACAGCCGATCGAGTTCCGCCTGGGACTCGCTCTCCGTGGGCTCGATCATCAGCGTCCCCGCCACCGGGAAGGACACCGTGGGCGCGTGGAAGCCGTAGTCCATGAGCCGCTTGGCCACGTCCTCCACCTCGACGCCCGACGTCTTCTTCAAGGGGCGCAGGTCCACGATGCACTCGTGCGCCACGCGGCCACGCTTGCCCCGGTAGAGCACCGGGTAGTGCGGCTGCAGCCGCTCGGCGATGTAGTTGGCGTTGAGGATGGCCGTGCGCGTGGCCCGGGTGAGTCCCTCCCCGCCCATCATCGCGATGTACATCCACGAGATGACGAGGATGCTCGCGCTGCCCCAGGGCGCCGCGGAGATGGCGCCAATGCTCTCGTTGCCGCCCGTGGCGATGACGGGATGGCCCGGCAGGAAGCGCGTCAGGTGGCTCGCCACGCAGATGGGGCCCATGCCGGGGCCGCCACCGCCGTGCGGGATGCAGAACGTCTTGTGCAGGTTGATGTGGCAGACGTCCGCGCCAATCTCCGCGGGCTTCGTCAGCCCCACCTGGGCGTTGAGGTTCGCCCCGTCCATGTACACCTGGCCACCGCGCTCGTGGACGATGGCGCAGATCTCCTTGATGTCCTCCTCGAACACGCCGTGCGTGGACGGGTAGGTCACCATGAGGGCGGCGAGGTTCACCTGGTGCTCCTCGGCCTTGGCGCGCAGGTCGGGCACGTCGATGTTGCCGTTCTCATCGCACTTGACGACGACGACCTTGTAGCCCGCCATCACCGCCGAGGCCGGGTTGGTGCCGTGCGCCGAGGAGGGAATGAGGCACACGTCGCGGTGGCCCTGCCCCATGTAGTGCTGGTAGGCGCGCACCACGAGCAGACCCGCGAGTTCACCCTGGCTGCCCGCGTTGGGCTGGAGGGACACGCCCGCGAAGCCCGTCACCGCCGCCAGCATCCGCTCCAGTTGCTCGAACAGGATCTGGTAGCCCGCGGCCTGGGACCGGGGAGCGAACGGGTGCAGCTTGCCGAACTGGGGCCACGTCACCGGCACCATCTCCGCCGTGGCGTTGAGCTTCATGGTGCACGAGCCGAGCGGAATCATCGAGTGCGTGAGCGACAGGTCGCGCGACTCGAGCCGGCGGATGTAGCGCAGCATCTCCGTCTCGGAGTGGTGGCTGTTGAAGACGGGGTGCGTGAGGTACGCGCTCGTGCGCTGGAAGCTCGCGGGCAGGGGGCTATGAAGCTCCTTGCCCAACTCCTCCAGGTCCGGCGTGACGCCGGCCGCCTTCACGCCCGCGAACACGGAGAGGATGGCCTCCACGTCCGAGGGGCGCGTGGCCTCGTCCAGGCTCAAGCCGATGCTCCGCTCGTCGATGCGGCGGAAGTTCATGCCCTTGGCCTCGGCGGCCGAGAGGATGACGCGCACGTTGGGCGGCGTGGTCTCCACGCGCAGCGTGTCGAACACGTGCTCGTGGGTGGGGCCATAGCCGAGCTTCGCGAGCCCGCGCGAGAGCAACACCGTGAGCCCATGCACGCGCTCGGCGATGGACTTGAGCCCCTTGGGGCCGTGGTACACGGCGTACATGCCCGCCATGAT from Melittangium boletus DSM 14713 includes the following:
- the leuS gene encoding leucine--tRNA ligase, which gives rise to MSTKPPPYDPATLEPKWQAHWERERTFEARRHPGRPKAYVLDMFPYPSGSGLHVGHPEGYTATDITCRYLRMRGVDVLHPMGWDAFGLPAEQHAIATGTHPAQTTAKNIATFKRQLKSLGFSYDWSRELSTTDEAYVRWTQWIFLKLFERGLAYQAELPVNWCPALGTVLANEEVIDGKSERGSHPVVRLPLRQWTLKITAYADPLVKGLEGLDWPETKEKQVHWIGRSEGAEVDFALEGRDEKLRIFTTRPDTLFGATYMVIAPEHPLLEAITTPAQRAKVLAYRDSVVSKSDLDRTGLARTKTGEFTGAHALHPLTGKTIPIWVADFVLGSYGTGAIMSVPAHDQRDFEFARTFGLPVVEVVSPDGQLHDTSTWTEAFTQEGIAVRSEFLDGKSTADAKAAMLSRLERDALGERRVQYRLRDWVFSRQRYWGEPIPIYFPVDLAPGSTDPRKDPHTVRFDRPIAVDEKDLPLRLPDLEDFRPSDDPAGPLSRALDWRFFQKDGQWYARETNTMPQWAGSCWYYLRFLDPKNTEAPFSQQAYDAWMPVDLYVGGAEHAVLHLLYARFWHKVLFDCGVVSHPEPFQKLVHQGMILGEDGGKMAKSRGNVVNPDDVVSEHGADALRVYEMFMGPLEAVKPWQTRGVIGVRRFLDRAWSTLALAKEHAGGKGSGPLDDETLRLLHKTVKKVGEDIEALRFNTAVSALMILSNRLAEVPHVPLDAARTFTLLLAPFAPHLAEELWERLGGEKSLAHEPWPTFDPALTVDDEVEMGVQVNGKLRSRVKLRRDATEADVRAAIANDPAVLSHTQGKTEKKFVYIPGRIINLVVA
- the gcvP gene encoding aminomethyl-transferring glycine dehydrogenase; protein product: MSLNWKYQESFADRHIGPDSKEVQGMLKTLGVGSLDELIDQTVPPSIRSKEPLKMTGAWSEYDALSALESIASKNQLFRSFIGMGYHDTQTPLVILRNILQNPGWYTQYTPYQAEIAQGRLEALLNFQTLVMDLTGMEVANASLLDEGTAAAEAMALALALYKGEDGTGAFFVSDTCHPQTLDVVRTRARPLGVDVVVGDHRTVDLGAKKFFGGIVQYPATDGLVHDYRAFGEKLHAAGGLFIVATDLLALTLLTPPGEFGADVAVGSAQRFGVPMGYGGPHAAFFATKNAHTRVMPGRIIGVSEDAQGQRALRMALQTREQHIRREKATSNICTAQVLLAIMAGMYAVYHGPKGLKSIAERVHGLTVLLSRGLAKLGYGPTHEHVFDTLRVETTPPNVRVILSAAEAKGMNFRRIDERSIGLSLDEATRPSDVEAILSVFAGVKAAGVTPDLEELGKELHSPLPASFQRTSAYLTHPVFNSHHSETEMLRYIRRLESRDLSLTHSMIPLGSCTMKLNATAEMVPVTWPQFGKLHPFAPRSQAAGYQILFEQLERMLAAVTGFAGVSLQPNAGSQGELAGLLVVRAYQHYMGQGHRDVCLIPSSAHGTNPASAVMAGYKVVVVKCDENGNIDVPDLRAKAEEHQVNLAALMVTYPSTHGVFEEDIKEICAIVHERGGQVYMDGANLNAQVGLTKPAEIGADVCHINLHKTFCIPHGGGGPGMGPICVASHLTRFLPGHPVIATGGNESIGAISAAPWGSASILVISWMYIAMMGGEGLTRATRTAILNANYIAERLQPHYPVLYRGKRGRVAHECIVDLRPLKKTSGVEVEDVAKRLMDYGFHAPTVSFPVAGTLMIEPTESESQAELDRLCDALIAIRGEIREIEEGQAPKDNNVLKNAPHTARVITAPEWNRPYSREKAAFPAPWVKDSKFWPSVGRLNNVLGDRKLVCSCPPIEDYLPPEPSKAA